DNA sequence from the Saimiri boliviensis isolate mSaiBol1 chromosome 5, mSaiBol1.pri, whole genome shotgun sequence genome:
AAAGTTCTCCGCCGTCTCCCTAACCCCTCTAGGACTCTAGGGCTCTGACTCTGCTCTTACTTCAAACACACTGCACAGGCACCCCCACAGACACACAGTGgagtaaataaaatgaacttgCTGGTGATTGAAGCTCAAAGACAGCAATCCTGTGCTTGGAGGGAGGGCATATTTCCAGGCTTCCTTCTGCCAACTATCCTGTTGTCAAGCCTTTATGTGGcactttcacattttaaaaaaattttgtaatttttttttcttttttcctttttttttttgagatagagtcttgctgagtcatcaggctgaagtgtggtcacatgatcacagctcactgcagcctagacctcccgggctcaagcaatcctcccacctcagactcctgagtagctgggactacaggctaagttttgtattttttggtagatatcGGGtttatatttcccaggctgggttCTTGggttcctaggctcaagcagttcacccactttggcctcccaaggtgcctggatcacaggtgttagccaccaccaATAAGGGAACAGGCTCAGGGAGCataggtgacttgcccaagggtGTCCCCTGGTCACCAGCCAAACTCAAGTGCCAGCTGTAATCTCGGAGCAGGACCTTACCTCTCCCCCAGGAAGACCTCAGCTTACTGCCCTATTACCTGATTAGTGGGGTCAAGGGAGACCAGTCAAAGTCCCCTCCTGGAATGAAGAGCTCAGTGGCTCCGTGTTAAGTCCATGCCTCCTTGCCTAGCTCTTCCTTGTCCTAACCATCCTTTGGGAAGAAGAGCCTATTTTTCAGGCCATAGAATCTTAGAGTGTCAGACTGGGTCACAGTCAGGAATTTTGGACTTCAAATCTTGTTTAACCACCAGTGTTTTGTGGAGTCCCTCTTACTCTAGGCTCAATTTGCCTATATAACATGGGGAATAATGACTCTCGCTTGTCCATactgctgtgcagagctcttaaTTAAAAAGGAGGCTAGatacaatggcttatgcctgtaatcccaagactttgggaggccaaggtgggaggatgacttgagctcaggagttcaagaccaatctagGCAATatacaaaacctcatctctactaacaatttaaaagtagctgggtgtattggtgcatgcctggagtaccagctacttgggaggctgaggcaggatcgtttgagctctggaggttgaggctgcagtgagccgtgatggtgccactccactccagcttgcATGACAACAGTCAGAGTCTGCCTCAAAACtaaacccaacaacaacaaaaactaaaaaaaagaaagggtcaCAAAACTCAGGAAATCATCTTGGAGTCAGTGGCAGAAAAATGCACCTGAATGGAAAGGCAACTGGGGCTGTTGAGAATTGGGTGCTTACTGTACcagcaggcaggggagggggtgcCAGCTGGCATGGGCTGCTGTCCTGCTTCTCAGAAAGCATCGGCTGCCACTCTTCACACTTCTCTTGCCTGCTCTCTTTCAAGGAGAACTTGTATAAAGGGAGCCAGTCCCAAGCCTGAATGTATCATACAAAACAAGAGTCCTTTGGGCTTCAGATTGATGAGAAGTAATAATTCTTTGCCTAAGTGAGGGGGTGTGCTGAGTACAGGAGTGGCCGGTGCCAGGACAAGCTAGCCAGTGCTGCTTGGGTGCTGACCACAGCAGCACACTAACCATAGCCCACCCTCAGCCACTCCAGGACTGCAGCTGGGACTCTTCCCCCAGCTTTTCTCAGGGCTGTTTGGCTCACACAGTCCTGAAGGGCACTTCCCAAAGAGCACGCTTATGACCTCGGTGGTAGAACCTGACTGACAAGACTCCCCGTATGACCCACATGTGTGACTCCCACATGTCCCGCAAAGGTTGGTTGGCTCAGTCTGGTGAGGGCAGGTAGGGGCGTGGATCtccagggaagggcagggcaggcacCTGGTTGTAGTGGGCCATGAGGAAGATGCCAGCCGTGCCACAAACGAAGAGCGAGAGCATGGCCAGGAAGCAGACGCGGTCCAGCACTCTGCCCACCAGGAACCACTCCTCATTCCCCtgagggtgggaggcaggtgtgGGTTAACCAGCGGCGGCACCAGGCCTTCCCTGGGTCCTGTTCTCATCCTTGGGCTTCCAGCAGGCCCGTGTCCCAACTGGTGGCTAATTCCATGGTCCCCTGCCCCTGAGGTGTTCTCCCTACCCactgttccttttccttttttttttttttttttttttgagatgggagtctcactcttgcccaggccggagtgcagtggtgtgattatggctcagctcactgcaactttcgcctcccgagttcaagcgattctcctgcctcagccacccaagttgctgggaatacaggtgcccgccaccacacctggctgattttttgtatttttagtagagacagggttttgtcatgttggccaggctggtctcaaactcctgacctcagatgagccacggcacccagcccccTCTTTTACCATCTCACCACCCTACCTTGACCACCCCACTCATCCTGTCTCCATCACAGGTCCAAGCCCAGATACTCACTCCACCCCCATCCCACCTGACTCAGCTTACGTTGTCAAAGTGGCTCTGCTGGTGCCGGGCACGGGCAATGAGGTTGCAGGCTTTCACACAGGCCTGGATGGCTGGGGCGGCTTGCTTCAGGCTGCCACAGAACTGGCTCGGCCCTAACTCCGAGCCTTTGTCTGATGAAAAGAGAGGATAAGGTTTGGGAGTAGAATGGAGGAGAAACAGGCAGAGAAGATGGCCTCTCCTTAGGGACCCCAGCTCCTCTCTCCCTGACCTGGACACTTCTGCACTCCTGCAGTGCCTGGCTCCCCAGTTGGGGTCCCGGGGAGGAGTGTCCTCAGGCACACCTGCTGTGCCTCACCTAGCTTTTGTAGCGCTGCCGCCACCCGACCTTGCCGCTGCCACTGTTGAAAGAGAAGTTCACTGCGAGGCAGGCAGAGGGCCACCTCCTCCTCATTGGTGACCAACCATCCCGAGGAGCCATTCTGTAGCCGAGACCGGGTGTCCCGCACAGCTGCCGGGGCCAGCGGGCGAACGTGCATCCTCAGCAGCTGGGGCAAGAGTCTCAGGAACACCTAGAGAGGGGGTGGCTTCGCTAGGGCAGCCAGGTCTAGCTTCGGAGTAGAAGCTGGAGGTTGGCGTGAAGGGCTTGTGCAGCTAGGGACCATGGAGGTTGCACACCGGGGCAGTGACGTGGCCTTGGTAGAGCTTTCTGTGCTGGACATGAGCCTGGGTCCCCAAACTTCAGCacacatcagaatcaccagggCACTTGTTACAAACACAGATTCAGATTCCTGCCCTGCACCCTCATGCTGTTCTGGCCTAGCATGCCTGGGGCAGGCCTGGGAATCCGCATGTGCAGTGAAGACCCCAGCTGAAGGCTGCAGGTGGGCTGACGTCACACAGGCTGCAGTCAGACTGCCCTGCAGACTCCTGCCTTTTCGACTCTCTAGTGCACTTTCTTGGGCAGGCTACTCTGTacacctcaatttcctcatctataactgGAGATAATACGGGTTTTATGAAGATGAAATACGTTAACATTGGTATATCCCCGGTGCCTAGTAAGCAATTTTATTCCTGTATTACTGTAATCTATTTTGGTCCATGCTTCAGGATACACCCCGGATGGGTTTGCTGTGGAATGCTGCAGGTGAGGAATATGGCCAGGGGCAGGCGAGAGGGAGGCATGGGGGAGCGGGCAGCAGGATGTTGGAGTGGGCAGGGAGGATCCTTGCCTTTCGGACCCCTCGGGCCATGAAGTGTGTGTGAGGGGACCGCAAGGACACGTTGAGCACGACCACAGCATTCACGACAATGAGGATGGTCACCACCAGGAGGAAGGTCAGGTACCTGtcagggtggggtgggcaggagcTGGCAGCCCATACCATGATGCCACCCCCACCCTTAGTGGCTGCCCCCCTCAGGCCTCCTGAATTGAGGatggtggggtggagggagggcaaGAGGGCAGTGCCGGAGGCCACTGTGCTCCCAAGAAGGGAAAGTGGGGTGGGCGTGTGGGCATGAAGACCAGCCTTACTTGCTGATGAGTGGCACCGCCTGGGAGGTTTCAGGCACCTTCTTGGCCACAAGGAAGAGGAAGACAGTCTGGGCCAGGAGCACGTTGATAGCGACGGTACACTTCTGGCCTCCGGCTGGCCCGTGACCAAGAGGCTCTCAGAGCAGGTCCCTACCTCCCTGACCCACAGAGGAACCCCCTTACCCCAAAAGTAGCCCACTGCCTCTGTCCTGGGTCATAGTGccactctgtgtcccaggcagggcccgccccagcctcccaggtatcccCTGTACTACTGGACGGCTCCCTCCCATAGGCTCCAGGTACCCTTGGCAGGAAGGAAGTAGATGAGGATGGCGACGGAGGAAATGAGCACGCAGGGGGCGATGATGTTGATGATGTAGAAGAGGGGCTTGCGCTGGATGAGCAGGTAGAACACCACCTTCTGGTGGCCTGCCTCCTGGGCTGGCGCTGCTGTATCCAGGAGCATCTTGGCCGGTCGGTGCCGGATGGCCCACTCCCCATTCTCtgtgggcaggcaggcaggactgGGCACAGGGAGTGTGGGCCAGGCAGATCCCTACAGACCGACTGACCCAGCTGCAGGGGCAGCATGCGCCCTAAGAAGCACCAGCAGGGAAGGCACCATTGGGGGACAAAAGTGGGGTGGGAGATTGGATACTCGAGCCCCTcttttcaaaattggagtcattATCATGAGGAAACTCAGAGCTTAGTtggatgttttaaaaaacatattttacggTTTGCTGTAGTCTTCATTTTGAGTTACATGAGAGGGATTTGACCTTGGTCTGGCCTTGACCACAGCTGGGTCTGGCAGGAGCCCTGGATGAGGCTGCCTGGGGAGCCCCTGGGTGGGTGTTACCTGTGAATGCCTCAGGATCAATGAAAATCCACTCGATGGTCTGGCCATCTTCCTGACTCAGCTGCAGATCAATCTCATTGGTGCTGTAAGTCTGGGACCTGGGAGTCACAGAGGAAAGAGGCTAAATGTGAGTGGGTAGACCTGCCGTGTGCCTAGGGATGACCATCTGGGGACAATTTGGGGTAGCTTTGCTTCAGCAAAATGCAGCCCCACGCTTCTGAGTTCTCCATGAAACCCTGGGGCTGAGACATGGAGGGCAGGGAGACCTAGGGCCCTTTGGGGTCAGGAAGATTGAGCTGAAGGGCCAGGAGGCTGCAGCTCAGGGCCCTCACCTGGCTGACAGGCCCAGGGCCACTCTTCATTTGTCCCTCCCACTGCTGTCGGGCAGGAGGGGCTGATGATGGCAATGTAGAAAATACATGCCTACCGAAGGAGGGCCCCGGGGCCTACAGAGGGGAGTCTCCTTGCCAGGTTGGCTTGTAGAAGATACTGCTCCTCTAAGATACGGGAGAACCCTCGCTCAGGCCCTCCTCCCCACTCTTGGGTTTGAAGAAACAGACCGAGAGACCCCCACAGGTGGCTTGCAGGCATACGTGCTTCTGCTGGATTCCCGGCCAGGACCCCTCCCTCACAGGACAGCCTGCCTCCCTGTGGgcctggagtgtgcagtggtttCATGTGTGCAGACATGCatgctgtgtgcctgtgtgccttcTCACCCACACACCCCACTCATGACTGTCTCCCTTTGGGCCACAGGCAAGGAAACGGAGGCAGCGAAGGAGGATGAGTGAGGGGACTCGGGCTTAGCAGGGAGAGCTTGGGCACCTTCAGGCATCTTAGCCTGAGATGGGCACAGAGGCCCAGGAGAGATGGAACCAGGCCCTTGGCCTCTAGGTGCAGCCGGAGCCAAGGCCAGAAGCCttgcccaggccctgccccacccctgcccaggcctGCTCCACCCCTGCACAGGccttccccacccctgcccaggccctgccccacccctgcccaggcctgccccacccctgcacaggcctgccccacccctgcacaggccttccccacccctgctcaggccctgccccacccctgcacAGGCCTTCCCCACCCCTGCACAGGCCTTCCCCACCCCTGCtcaggccctgccccacccctgccccaggcctgccccacccctgcccaggcctgccccacccctgcccaggccctgcctcacccctgccccacccctgcacaggccttccccacccctgcccaggccctgcctcACCCCTGCACAGGCCTTCCCCACCCCTGCTCAggcctgccccacccctgcccaggctctgccccacccctgccccaggcctgccccacccctgcccaggccctgccccaggcctgccccacccctgcccaggccttccccacccctgcccaggcctgccccacccctgcccaggccctgccccacccctgcacAGGCCTGCCCCACCCCTGCACAGGCCTGCCCCACCCCTTCTCAGGCCCTGCCtcgcccctgccccacccctgcacAGGCCCCTCTGAGAGCGGTTCTCTTAATCCTCCCCCAGAAATGGCCTCACTGGAAGACAAGGGAGCAGTTCTGCCAGTCGAAGGGGAAGTAGGTGACTGAGATAGAGCAGGCGGAACGGAAGATGGCGGGTGGCAGCCAGTAGATACAGCCGTCAGGGGACACGAGCACATTGCAGTAGAGGGCCACCTCGAAGACGCCGTCCACGCTGCGTGCACAGAACAGGCCAGGCCACAGGGCTGTGGGCTCAGCCCCCGACACCCAGCCCCAGACCAGCCCCGCTTCCCCGTGTGGATAGGGGCCTGGAGACACCTGCCCCCTTACCGGGCGGCCACCCCCTCACTGGTTCTCACCCAGACCTCTAGGACCCCCCAGCAATCTCCCTACCACCCCCCGCCCCAGCAGACTTCCTCAGGTACCACCTCCttatttctgcttctctttctccctcttgttttaataataataataataataataataatagtcatcATAGAGACTAACGTGTTATGCCCACACCATGGGCCAGCCCCCAGTGGTGCAATTTTCATGCCTGTCTTATTGACTTCTGCCAGCTTCTGTAGAAGCCGTCAGTGGCCCCATGTTATAGGGAAGGGAGCAGCCCCCCCAGGTGGCCCAGCCCAGAGGGGATGCAGCCTGGCGTAGGGTCTGGTCTGCTGGCCTTACCCAGGGCCCTGCCCTCGGCACCTGCTCCGTCCAGTTCTTCCTTGGCCCCGCAGGTGCCCGATTTGCACCCTCTgctcatctttctcttttcccagaGCCCCCTTGTTCTGCTGGGCCCAGACCCTGTGTCCTTTGTTCCCCGCACCCCTGCCTGTACCCCCTCCTCACTTGTTCTCCAGCACGACATCCGGCCGCCACACCATGGTGGACGGCACCCTCAGCACCCACAGGCCTTCATAGTCTTGCGGATCCCAGCGCAGGCGATAGTCACACC
Encoded proteins:
- the CHRNG gene encoding acetylcholine receptor subunit gamma produces the protein MHGAQGPLLLLLLLVVCPGTQGRNQEERLLADLMQNYDPNLRPAERDSDVVNVSLKLTLTNLISLNEREEALTTNVWIEMQWCDYRLRWDPQDYEGLWVLRVPSTMVWRPDVVLENNVDGVFEVALYCNVLVSPDGCIYWLPPAIFRSACSISVTYFPFDWQNCSLVFQSQTYSTNEIDLQLSQEDGQTIEWIFIDPEAFTENGEWAIRHRPAKMLLDTAAPAQEAGHQKVVFYLLIQRKPLFYIINIIAPCVLISSVAILIYFLPAKAGGQKCTVAINVLLAQTVFLFLVAKKVPETSQAVPLISKYLTFLLVVTILIVVNAVVVLNVSLRSPHTHFMARGVRKVFLRLLPQLLRMHVRPLAPAAVRDTRSRLQNGSSGWLVTNEEEVALCLPRSELLFQQWQRQGRVAAALQKLDKGSELGPSQFCGSLKQAAPAIQACVKACNLIARARHQQSHFDNGNEEWFLVGRVLDRVCFLAMLSLFVCGTAGIFLMAHYNQVPALPFPGDPRPYLPSPD